The Candidatus Thermoplasmatota archaeon genome has a window encoding:
- a CDS encoding Zn-ribbon domain-containing OB-fold protein, translating into MGKLGKIEFVPFSKVDGIEERLKEGKISGTRCKKCNEIYLPPRMDCPVCLDEEMEFVDCENKGTLVTFTTIHVAPAGFEDDAPYTICLVDVEGGGRLIGWLDGSEEDIKIGMNVVVGIKDLPEDRMIYSVSVK; encoded by the coding sequence TTGGGCAAACTAGGCAAGATCGAATTCGTACCTTTCTCGAAGGTCGATGGGATCGAGGAGAGGCTGAAGGAAGGGAAGATATCCGGGACGCGGTGCAAGAAGTGCAATGAGATCTATCTCCCGCCGAGGATGGACTGTCCCGTGTGCTTGGACGAGGAGATGGAGTTCGTGGACTGCGAGAACAAGGGCACGCTCGTCACGTTCACGACGATTCATGTGGCGCCCGCCGGGTTCGAGGACGATGCTCCCTACACGATATGCCTCGTGGACGTCGAAGGTGGCGGCAGGCTCATCGGCTGGCTTGATGGAAGTGAAGAGGACATCAAAATCGGCATGAATGTCGTGGTCGGGATCAAGGACCTGCCTGAGGACAGGATGATCTACTCCGTAAGCGTGAAGTGA
- a CDS encoding GTP-binding protein, with protein sequence MEPNLRGEVKLKVCLIGDGGVGKTSLIRRFVFSEFDERYLYTLGTNVSKKEVTLVWKGEEVKATLTVWDIMGQKSLRHLFTESYFKDADGGIAVCDSTRSDTLDDLTEWVDKMFSVSGEVPITILANKMDLRDQIRIEERALEEFAAAYGAPYLFTSAKTGENVERAFAKTAELMAGRAASMNPERDSKTHDSSATV encoded by the coding sequence ATGGAACCAAACCTCCGCGGGGAAGTCAAGCTCAAGGTCTGCCTGATAGGTGACGGTGGAGTGGGAAAGACCAGTTTGATAAGGAGGTTCGTCTTCAGTGAGTTCGATGAGCGCTATCTCTACACGCTGGGCACGAATGTCTCCAAGAAAGAGGTCACGCTTGTCTGGAAGGGGGAGGAGGTCAAGGCCACTCTGACGGTCTGGGACATAATGGGACAGAAGAGCCTCAGGCACCTGTTCACGGAATCCTATTTCAAGGATGCAGACGGGGGAATCGCTGTTTGCGACTCCACGCGGTCCGATACGCTCGACGACTTGACCGAATGGGTCGACAAGATGTTCTCAGTGAGTGGCGAGGTTCCAATCACGATACTCGCGAACAAGATGGATCTGAGAGACCAGATAAGAATCGAGGAAAGAGCGCTCGAGGAGTTCGCGGCGGCCTACGGGGCTCCGTACCTCTTCACGAGTGCAAAGACCGGAGAGAACGTGGAGAGGGCCTTCGCAAAGACAGCGGAGCTGATGGCAGGTCGCGCCGCCTCCATGAATCCGGAGCGAGACTCGAAAACGCACGATTCGTCGGCCACAGTATAG
- a CDS encoding zinc-binding dehydrogenase — translation MKAAVFYEKGQPLKIEDVPMPKVDDCDLLVKVAACGLCRTDLHYLHGVPTFKKPPIILGHEISGTVEDMGSAVEGVEKGDKVLIPPVFSCGECIMCRTGRGTLCTNQIMVGNHRDGGFAEYVAFPAAFAFKLPDEVPLEEGAIISDAISTPYHAVVNRAEVQAGDNVAIFGCGGVGLSTVKMATLAGGNVIAVDIFDEKLEMAKKVGAVEVLNAKEEEDVAKKIRRLTGVGADIAIEVIGNPTTIEQAFNSVRWGGKVIVVGYTHKDVSLNAGKIMFREIEIKGSLGCGLQDFPKVIDLVKHGKMDVKEFVTHRFKLDEINEGFALLEGGDPSLIRAIAIP, via the coding sequence ATGAAAGCTGCTGTGTTCTATGAGAAGGGTCAGCCACTGAAGATCGAGGACGTTCCGATGCCGAAGGTCGATGACTGCGACCTGCTGGTGAAGGTCGCCGCCTGCGGGCTCTGCCGGACGGACCTGCACTACCTGCACGGGGTTCCGACGTTCAAGAAGCCGCCGATCATACTCGGCCACGAGATCAGCGGGACGGTCGAGGACATGGGTTCGGCGGTCGAGGGCGTGGAGAAGGGTGACAAGGTGCTCATCCCGCCGGTGTTCTCGTGCGGCGAATGCATCATGTGCCGGACCGGGCGGGGAACGCTGTGCACGAACCAGATCATGGTCGGAAATCACAGGGACGGAGGCTTCGCGGAGTACGTGGCATTTCCCGCCGCTTTCGCCTTCAAGCTCCCGGACGAGGTTCCCCTCGAGGAGGGCGCGATAATCTCGGATGCGATCTCAACTCCGTATCATGCGGTCGTCAACCGGGCGGAGGTCCAGGCGGGGGACAACGTCGCGATATTCGGGTGCGGGGGCGTAGGCCTGTCAACTGTCAAGATGGCTACCCTTGCGGGTGGCAATGTCATTGCGGTCGACATCTTCGACGAGAAGCTCGAGATGGCGAAGAAGGTCGGTGCAGTCGAGGTTCTGAATGCGAAGGAGGAGGAGGATGTCGCAAAGAAGATCAGACGGCTCACGGGCGTGGGTGCGGACATAGCCATTGAAGTGATAGGCAACCCCACGACGATAGAGCAGGCCTTCAACTCCGTGCGCTGGGGAGGCAAGGTCATCGTTGTCGGCTATACGCACAAGGACGTCTCCCTGAACGCTGGCAAGATAATGTTCCGCGAGATCGAGATCAAGGGCTCGCTCGGCTGCGGTCTTCAGGACTTCCCCAAGGTCATCGATCTGGTGAAGCACGGCAAGATGGACGTCAAGGAGTTCGTTACACACAGGTTCAAGCTGGATGAGATTAACGAGGGCTTCGCGCTCCTCGAAGGGGGCGATCCGAGCCTGATAAGGGCGATTGCCATACCATAG
- a CDS encoding PAS domain S-box protein, with amino-acid sequence MAMGKNIPVRESLQDAVHAELWEYISDAVICTDADFIITGWNRAAEEMYGWPAEEVTGKDLREVTGLEDSNDERKDVLDSLYRNNNWRGEVIQRTKDGKRIRGSASVALVRDVEGEAIGAIVVSRDITENKRLEEALKKSEKRYRDMLENAPVGMYNTNLKGEILHTNRAMARMLGFDSPENMIHEGVLARYKDPERRRIMLAILKEEGEVTSFDVEVVCQNGEEKNMLLSAVLNGDEISGTMVDITGHKEAEKKINHLNLVLRAIRRVNQLITMERNRDKLLKGVCDNLIENRGYFHAWIALLDEDGQLVTAHESGLGKDFEPVLRKLKRGELTPCGRSAMKRSGTEVIDNPLESCKSCPLPKKYKGRGALTLRLEHRGEVYGLMSVSLPSDLVRDKEEQTLFEEVVGDIAFALHTQGIEEARKLLEQELRHSEQKYREMVDQAPDGMTTINRKGKVTACNRAFLESTGFTEEEIVGQHFSKLPTLRTRDMPKYLKVFASLMSGKTPRPLEVTWVDRNGIEHETEVRISPMRKDGKVYAFQSIARDVTDRKRMSRALRESEEKYKLLVDNANEGIVVVQDGLLKFSNPRAAEVTGYTMKELASKPFTELIHPEDREMVLARHKRRIKRRDVPDVYTFRIVGKRGNIIWVEINAVVFRWEGKPATLNLLSDVTAHKRAEMKADREALNLQYLYRSALELTAFPQEDDIYEHIAKRLSEITGNSIILVSSYDENAGLHEVRSVVGLGKLSRAITKLMGRDIVGMQFNTLQELDELLGSGRVVKLSQGIHELTEGRISKRLSKMFMKMAKIGDIYSIGLERRETVFAHVVIMTRKGTKLKNRALIETFISQVSMALQQRRVTEELKRSKEMLVEAQRISHVGNWTWNIKADELTWSDEIYRIFGLSPREFGATYEAFLDLVHPEDIDLVQRSVDGALNKRKPFSIDHRIVLSSGEVRFVHEEGEVIAKAKGQPVRMIGTVHDITDRKEAAERIKSSEERFRLVFEHAPDGYILTDLDGTTVDVNRSIVEMLGFEKDEWLDQRFGEMAILPGGEVRRFAEVLGPKVEGKETSLVEFTLIRKDGNHVQAEIRWVPITLGGEKMILGIVRDITEAKKAEQRLIRSEKLAGIGTLVSGIAHEVNNPLAGVTGYAEAILDEDDPTLIKDHARKIVDAAGRASGIVRWLSRYSRDGMDLNMIDMDLNDVIQESLEAIRITQKPQNIDIVADLGDLPPVEGSHDALQQVFINLLQNSVDALGNGGQIVLSTRAKGDLVEAEISDSGIGIPEEQLSRIFDPFFTTKDVGKGTGLGLYVVSMIVKRHRGSIDVASTEGEGTTITLTFPAKNEESEDPGKLRMTVQE; translated from the coding sequence ATGGCAATGGGCAAGAACATCCCCGTAAGAGAGTCATTACAGGATGCTGTCCACGCCGAGCTCTGGGAATACATCTCTGACGCCGTCATTTGCACTGATGCGGACTTCATCATCACAGGATGGAATAGGGCCGCTGAAGAGATGTACGGCTGGCCTGCAGAAGAAGTGACTGGAAAAGACCTGCGTGAGGTCACAGGCCTGGAGGATTCAAACGACGAGAGGAAGGATGTCCTAGACAGTCTCTATCGGAATAACAACTGGAGGGGGGAAGTCATCCAGAGGACAAAAGATGGCAAGAGGATTCGTGGGTCAGCGTCGGTTGCGTTAGTGAGAGACGTGGAGGGGGAAGCGATCGGGGCCATCGTGGTCAGTCGCGACATAACTGAGAACAAGAGGCTGGAAGAGGCCTTGAAGAAGTCTGAAAAGCGATACAGAGACATGTTGGAGAATGCCCCCGTTGGGATGTACAACACGAACTTGAAGGGCGAGATCCTCCACACAAATCGTGCTATGGCGAGAATGCTCGGATTCGATTCCCCTGAGAATATGATTCATGAGGGCGTTCTCGCGAGGTACAAGGATCCAGAGAGGAGAAGGATTATGCTCGCCATTCTCAAGGAAGAAGGGGAGGTCACCAGTTTCGATGTCGAGGTAGTGTGCCAGAACGGAGAAGAGAAAAACATGCTCCTGAGCGCAGTTCTCAATGGAGATGAGATCTCAGGAACGATGGTTGACATTACAGGGCACAAGGAGGCAGAGAAGAAGATCAACCACCTTAACCTTGTGTTGCGAGCTATCCGTAGGGTCAACCAGCTCATCACAATGGAGAGGAATCGCGACAAGTTGCTGAAAGGAGTTTGCGATAACCTCATTGAGAACCGTGGTTACTTCCACGCTTGGATCGCCCTACTAGATGAAGATGGACAACTCGTTACAGCCCACGAGTCGGGCTTGGGCAAGGACTTCGAGCCCGTGCTCAGAAAACTGAAGCGTGGGGAGTTGACCCCCTGTGGTCGAAGTGCGATGAAGAGATCGGGAACTGAAGTGATAGACAATCCCCTCGAATCCTGTAAAAGCTGCCCTCTTCCAAAGAAATACAAAGGAAGAGGAGCGTTGACCCTACGACTGGAACACAGGGGAGAGGTCTATGGCCTGATGTCTGTCTCTCTCCCAAGTGACCTCGTCAGAGACAAGGAAGAGCAAACACTGTTCGAAGAGGTTGTCGGCGACATCGCCTTCGCATTGCACACCCAAGGAATCGAAGAGGCGCGCAAGCTGCTGGAACAGGAGCTGAGGCATTCAGAGCAAAAGTACAGAGAAATGGTCGATCAAGCCCCCGATGGCATGACGACTATAAACAGGAAAGGAAAGGTCACGGCATGCAACCGTGCGTTCTTGGAATCGACGGGCTTCACCGAGGAGGAGATCGTTGGCCAGCACTTCTCGAAGCTTCCAACCCTGCGAACGCGGGACATGCCGAAGTACCTGAAGGTTTTTGCATCCCTCATGAGCGGAAAGACCCCAAGACCGCTGGAAGTGACTTGGGTCGATCGAAACGGTATCGAACATGAAACTGAGGTTCGAATCAGCCCGATGAGGAAGGACGGCAAGGTTTACGCCTTCCAGTCGATAGCAAGGGACGTCACAGATCGGAAGAGGATGAGCCGGGCATTGCGTGAAAGCGAGGAGAAGTACAAGTTGCTCGTTGATAACGCCAACGAGGGTATCGTGGTCGTCCAGGACGGTCTGCTCAAGTTCTCCAATCCCAGAGCCGCGGAGGTCACGGGGTATACCATGAAGGAATTGGCGTCGAAGCCCTTCACGGAACTCATCCATCCAGAAGACCGAGAGATGGTGCTCGCCCGCCACAAACGGAGAATCAAGAGAAGGGATGTTCCCGACGTCTACACATTCAGAATCGTCGGCAAACGTGGAAACATCATATGGGTCGAGATTAACGCAGTGGTTTTCCGCTGGGAAGGAAAACCAGCGACGCTGAATCTCCTTAGTGACGTTACTGCCCACAAGAGGGCGGAGATGAAAGCCGATCGAGAGGCGCTCAATCTGCAGTATCTTTACAGGAGTGCCCTGGAGCTCACCGCCTTTCCACAGGAAGATGACATCTACGAGCACATCGCGAAACGACTGAGTGAGATAACCGGCAACTCCATCATCCTTGTCTCATCCTATGACGAGAATGCGGGCCTTCATGAGGTGCGCTCCGTCGTCGGACTCGGCAAGCTGAGTCGTGCAATCACGAAGCTGATGGGGAGAGACATCGTCGGGATGCAGTTCAATACCCTCCAAGAACTAGATGAACTACTCGGAAGTGGAAGGGTGGTGAAGCTATCCCAAGGGATCCACGAACTGACGGAAGGTCGAATCTCGAAGAGGCTGTCCAAGATGTTCATGAAGATGGCAAAGATAGGCGACATCTATTCCATCGGCCTTGAAAGGAGAGAGACGGTCTTCGCTCATGTGGTGATAATGACGCGTAAAGGAACCAAGCTGAAGAACAGGGCCCTGATTGAGACTTTCATCAGTCAGGTATCGATGGCCCTCCAGCAGAGGCGTGTGACGGAGGAGCTGAAGCGAAGCAAGGAAATGCTTGTTGAGGCTCAGCGGATCTCTCACGTGGGAAATTGGACCTGGAACATAAAGGCAGACGAGTTGACATGGTCTGACGAGATCTACCGCATCTTCGGCCTGAGTCCTCGGGAGTTTGGTGCGACATACGAGGCGTTCCTGGATCTCGTCCATCCCGAAGACATCGACCTCGTTCAAAGGTCGGTTGACGGGGCTTTGAACAAGAGGAAGCCGTTCAGCATCGATCACCGGATCGTGTTATCCAGTGGGGAAGTGCGTTTCGTCCACGAAGAGGGAGAGGTGATTGCCAAAGCGAAGGGCCAGCCGGTTAGGATGATCGGGACGGTCCACGACATCACAGACAGGAAAGAGGCCGCAGAGCGAATCAAGAGTTCGGAAGAGAGGTTCAGATTGGTTTTCGAGCACGCTCCAGACGGCTACATACTTACGGACTTGGACGGCACGACTGTCGATGTGAATAGGAGCATCGTGGAAATGCTTGGTTTCGAGAAGGATGAATGGCTTGACCAGCGTTTCGGAGAAATGGCCATCCTGCCTGGGGGCGAGGTCCGTCGGTTCGCGGAAGTCCTCGGACCAAAGGTCGAAGGGAAAGAGACCAGTCTAGTGGAATTCACTCTCATCCGAAAAGATGGGAACCATGTTCAGGCAGAGATCCGCTGGGTCCCCATCACGTTGGGTGGCGAAAAGATGATCCTGGGTATTGTCAGGGACATTACTGAAGCCAAGAAAGCGGAGCAGAGGCTAATTAGGTCTGAGAAACTGGCTGGGATAGGCACTCTGGTTTCCGGGATTGCTCATGAGGTTAACAACCCGCTCGCCGGGGTGACGGGCTACGCAGAGGCGATACTCGACGAGGACGATCCGACGCTGATCAAGGACCATGCCCGAAAGATAGTGGACGCAGCCGGAAGAGCATCTGGAATCGTCCGATGGCTTTCGAGATACTCAAGGGATGGAATGGATCTCAATATGATCGACATGGACTTGAACGATGTCATTCAGGAGTCTCTAGAGGCAATCAGGATAACACAGAAACCTCAGAACATCGACATCGTGGCGGATCTAGGGGACCTACCTCCTGTGGAGGGGAGTCACGATGCTCTTCAACAGGTTTTCATCAACCTTCTCCAGAACAGCGTGGATGCCCTTGGGAATGGCGGGCAGATCGTCCTCTCGACGAGAGCCAAAGGAGACCTTGTCGAGGCCGAGATATCCGACTCTGGGATCGGCATTCCTGAGGAGCAGTTATCCCGAATATTCGACCCGTTCTTCACGACGAAGGATGTAGGGAAGGGGACGGGACTGGGACTCTATGTGGTGTCAATGATAGTGAAGAGGCACAGAGGAAGCATAGATGTAGCTAGCACCGAGGGAGAGGGGACAACGATTACTCTAACGTTTCCCGCGAAGAACGAGGAGTCTGAGGACCCGGGCAAGCTCAGAATGACGGTTCAGGAGTGA
- a CDS encoding CoA transferase subunit A, translated as MARTEKVLSAKEAVERFVKDGCFVAIGGMHMHNNTMALIREVIRQNVGVGRLITSPSGSVNADMLIGAGLVDELYCAYVGMEHLGLAPNFRKFAESGKLKVRECDEAFVTYTLRAGASSMPFIPLPKGLEATSVPSMNEDDYRWTSDPFGGEKVACLPALQPDVALVHCQKADQYGNAIFEGSKFNDFLMIKASDKVILQVEEVVPHEYMLENAMRVDVPAFVVDAVVNTPFGCHPTASHKYYRYDEDHIKEYLGACKEDFDAYLDRYVRGPKDNEEYLEMIGGREKAKELMEGGVPW; from the coding sequence ATGGCCAGAACGGAGAAGGTTTTGAGTGCGAAAGAGGCGGTCGAGCGCTTCGTGAAGGACGGATGCTTCGTTGCCATCGGCGGGATGCACATGCACAACAACACGATGGCGCTCATTCGCGAGGTCATCCGGCAGAACGTCGGAGTCGGAAGGCTGATCACGAGCCCCTCTGGCTCCGTGAACGCGGACATGCTCATCGGCGCGGGTCTTGTGGACGAGCTCTACTGCGCATATGTCGGTATGGAGCACCTCGGACTCGCTCCCAACTTCAGGAAGTTCGCGGAGAGCGGAAAGCTGAAGGTCCGCGAGTGCGATGAGGCGTTCGTCACGTACACGCTCCGAGCGGGGGCCAGCTCCATGCCCTTCATTCCGCTGCCGAAAGGTCTGGAGGCGACGTCCGTGCCGTCCATGAACGAGGATGACTACAGGTGGACGTCGGACCCCTTTGGCGGGGAGAAGGTCGCGTGCCTTCCTGCGCTGCAACCAGATGTCGCCCTGGTTCACTGCCAGAAGGCGGACCAGTACGGGAACGCGATATTCGAGGGCAGCAAGTTCAACGACTTCCTCATGATCAAGGCGAGCGACAAGGTCATACTCCAGGTAGAGGAGGTCGTGCCGCACGAGTATATGCTCGAGAATGCCATGCGCGTCGATGTTCCCGCGTTTGTCGTGGATGCCGTTGTCAATACGCCGTTCGGCTGTCATCCCACAGCGTCGCACAAGTACTACCGGTACGACGAGGATCACATCAAGGAATACCTGGGAGCGTGCAAGGAGGATTTCGACGCATACCTGGACAGATACGTTCGCGGGCCGAAGGACAACGAAGAATACCTGGAGATGATCGGCGGGCGCGAGAAGGCCAAGGAGCTGATGGAGGGGGGCGTCCCATGGTAG
- a CDS encoding SDR family oxidoreductase, whose translation MELEGKNAIVTGGSLGIGTAIALKLAEQGANVAINYRKHDEEAKAVVAEIEKMGRKGLVVQADVASFEDAQNMIEKVVKEFGGLDILVCNAGINWDGVIWKMTEEQWDRVIEVNLKGYFNYIRAATPIFKEQGSGKIVNITSINGLRGKFGQTNYSASKGGIIALTKALAKELGRSSVNVNAVAPGMIETEMMSQIPEKFLQIARDETVFGRIGKPEDVANCVVFLCSEKSRHTTGEVIKVDGGQYI comes from the coding sequence ATGGAACTGGAAGGGAAGAATGCAATTGTGACCGGAGGGAGCCTGGGAATCGGGACCGCCATTGCGCTCAAGCTCGCCGAGCAAGGCGCGAACGTCGCGATAAACTACAGGAAGCACGACGAAGAGGCGAAGGCTGTCGTCGCCGAGATCGAGAAGATGGGGAGGAAGGGCCTCGTCGTTCAGGCGGATGTCGCGAGCTTCGAGGACGCGCAGAACATGATCGAAAAGGTCGTCAAGGAGTTCGGCGGGCTCGACATACTCGTGTGCAACGCTGGCATAAACTGGGACGGCGTGATCTGGAAGATGACAGAGGAACAGTGGGACCGCGTCATCGAGGTGAACCTCAAGGGCTACTTCAACTACATACGAGCCGCCACGCCGATATTCAAGGAACAGGGCTCCGGCAAGATAGTCAACATCACCAGCATCAACGGCCTGAGGGGCAAGTTCGGCCAGACGAACTACTCCGCCTCGAAGGGAGGCATAATCGCGCTCACCAAAGCTCTGGCGAAGGAGCTCGGGCGGTCCAGCGTGAACGTTAACGCAGTCGCGCCGGGCATGATCGAGACGGAGATGATGTCGCAGATCCCGGAGAAGTTCCTGCAGATAGCGAGGGACGAGACCGTCTTCGGCCGGATCGGCAAGCCCGAGGACGTGGCGAACTGCGTCGTCTTCCTTTGCAGCGAGAAGTCCAGGCACACGACCGGAGAGGTCATTAAGGTAGACGGCGGTCAGTACATATGA
- a CDS encoding CoA synthetase, translated as MVEVKTAELMASVLSKHLCDGEVAIMGAFSGIPMLASRLAQMTHAPNLSYITGGSGAVNPLLEPLPASSCDDRLLKAECVLPLSDVIDFEARTEIDIFFAGGLQIDERGNCNLIGIGRPGEIKFRGPGSVGLPFLSRSRRFAVYAMNHTARTFVEKVDFVSGPGFVDGKDFPGGGPSLVVTPLCVMDFDEERMRLKSVHPGVSVDDVVQNTGFELRIPDDVPQTGLPTEEELELMREIDPLGVARNSL; from the coding sequence ATGGTAGAGGTGAAGACAGCGGAGCTGATGGCTTCGGTCCTCTCGAAGCACCTTTGCGACGGTGAGGTCGCGATCATGGGTGCTTTTAGCGGGATTCCGATGCTGGCTTCCCGCCTGGCACAGATGACGCACGCACCGAATCTCTCCTACATAACGGGAGGGAGCGGGGCGGTGAACCCGCTACTTGAGCCACTTCCAGCGTCCTCTTGCGACGATCGGCTGCTGAAGGCCGAGTGTGTTCTGCCGCTCTCTGATGTCATAGACTTCGAGGCGAGAACGGAGATTGATATATTCTTTGCCGGCGGCCTTCAGATCGATGAGCGGGGGAACTGCAATCTAATCGGCATCGGTAGGCCAGGGGAGATCAAGTTCCGCGGTCCCGGTTCTGTCGGACTGCCCTTCCTTTCGCGGTCGAGGAGGTTCGCGGTCTACGCGATGAACCACACTGCGCGGACGTTCGTGGAGAAGGTGGATTTCGTTAGCGGGCCCGGGTTCGTCGACGGCAAGGACTTCCCTGGCGGTGGGCCGTCGCTCGTGGTCACACCTCTGTGTGTGATGGACTTCGATGAGGAGAGAATGCGGCTGAAGTCCGTTCATCCGGGCGTTTCGGTGGACGATGTCGTGCAGAATACGGGTTTTGAGCTGAGAATCCCCGATGACGTGCCTCAGACGGGACTTCCAACTGAAGAGGAACTGGAGCTCATGCGGGAAATCGACCCGCTTGGTGTTGCGAGAAACTCGCTGTAG
- a CDS encoding MoaD/ThiS family protein: MRVRLRLLSSLRQIVGESELEVEFAGGSVESLVKEAGRKNTQLGEAILAKDGSIDYSINVILNGRPLTETAMKEEMEDGDEVTLLAAAAGG, from the coding sequence GTGCGCGTCAGGCTCCGCCTTTTGAGCTCCCTCAGGCAGATCGTTGGCGAATCGGAGTTGGAGGTCGAATTCGCTGGCGGTAGCGTCGAGAGTTTGGTCAAAGAGGCAGGAAGGAAGAACACCCAGCTCGGCGAGGCTATACTCGCCAAGGACGGGAGCATCGACTACTCCATCAATGTCATACTTAACGGAAGACCGCTGACGGAGACCGCGATGAAGGAGGAGATGGAGGACGGCGATGAAGTGACCCTGCTCGCCGCGGCGGCAGGCGGATAA
- a CDS encoding ferritin, producing MTKVKVFRCRICGDPFMGVEPPSRCPFCGAKARYFVEAEKWNPQEFDVELSDQARDDLEAALKLELGNTSFYTCAENVAKNSGDEYGFAKFKSLRKVESEHASAISKFLKISKPPIEAGTCSQEFKENTQEGWDREDRAIKAYSTFRDRATEPRLKEFFGALVEIETDHLDLHAKNLGK from the coding sequence ATGACAAAGGTGAAGGTATTCAGATGCAGGATCTGCGGCGACCCGTTCATGGGGGTCGAACCGCCTTCAAGGTGCCCCTTCTGCGGTGCAAAGGCCCGGTATTTTGTGGAAGCGGAAAAGTGGAACCCGCAAGAGTTCGACGTCGAGCTGAGTGACCAGGCCCGCGATGACCTGGAGGCGGCGTTGAAGCTGGAGCTGGGGAATACGTCGTTCTACACGTGCGCGGAGAACGTCGCCAAGAACAGCGGGGACGAGTACGGTTTCGCCAAGTTCAAGTCGCTGAGGAAGGTGGAGAGCGAGCACGCGAGCGCGATAAGCAAGTTCCTGAAGATCTCCAAGCCGCCGATCGAGGCTGGGACATGCAGCCAGGAGTTCAAGGAGAACACGCAGGAGGGCTGGGATCGTGAGGACCGCGCGATCAAGGCGTACTCGACGTTCAGGGACAGGGCGACAGAGCCCAGGTTGAAGGAGTTCTTCGGCGCGCTTGTCGAGATCGAGACCGACCACCTGGACCTGCACGCCAAGAATCTGGGCAAGTAG
- a CDS encoding thiolase domain-containing protein has product MRTGVVGIGHGKFGKREVTVQELAFEPFREALKDCGLHQKDLDALIVGSSPEYHRQRSLSGVVAEYLGMNPKPTFLVEAACASSSAALATADAYIRAGIYDTVAVLGVQKMLELSTPEILALMGRVGDVQWESGFGTTFPGYYAMFAHRHMYEYGTTREQMAAVAVKNHHYGTKNPNAMFQKEITAEKALGSRMVATPLSLYDCCANADGAACMIVTNEENAKKADTPVWIAGLGSATAPMSVLRRENLSEIPSAVEAARNAYKMAGIGPENVDVADVHDCFTIAEILAYEDLGFSEKGGGGKMIEEGETYIGGRIPVNVDGGLKSKGHPVGATGVSMAVEAVKQLRGEAGERQVDGAEVALMHNVGGIGQYCFVNIFRR; this is encoded by the coding sequence ATGCGGACAGGCGTTGTTGGGATAGGTCATGGCAAGTTCGGGAAAAGGGAAGTCACGGTACAGGAGCTCGCGTTCGAGCCTTTCAGGGAGGCCCTCAAGGACTGCGGGCTGCATCAGAAGGACCTCGACGCGCTCATCGTCGGTTCCTCTCCTGAGTATCACAGGCAGCGATCGCTGTCAGGTGTCGTCGCTGAGTACCTCGGCATGAACCCCAAGCCGACGTTCCTGGTAGAGGCCGCCTGCGCGTCGAGCAGCGCTGCTCTCGCTACCGCCGACGCCTACATTCGGGCGGGTATCTATGACACCGTCGCCGTGCTCGGCGTGCAGAAGATGCTGGAGCTGTCCACGCCTGAGATCCTCGCGCTCATGGGCAGGGTCGGGGATGTTCAGTGGGAATCCGGATTCGGGACGACATTCCCCGGATACTATGCCATGTTCGCTCACAGGCACATGTACGAGTACGGCACCACGAGAGAGCAGATGGCTGCGGTCGCCGTGAAGAACCATCACTACGGCACGAAGAATCCGAATGCGATGTTCCAGAAGGAGATAACCGCCGAGAAGGCTCTCGGCTCGAGGATGGTCGCCACTCCGCTCTCCCTCTACGACTGCTGCGCCAACGCGGATGGCGCCGCGTGCATGATAGTCACGAACGAGGAGAACGCAAAGAAGGCTGACACGCCTGTGTGGATCGCGGGACTAGGCTCTGCAACTGCACCTATGTCCGTTCTCAGGAGAGAGAATCTCAGTGAGATTCCCAGCGCCGTCGAGGCGGCGCGAAACGCATACAAGATGGCAGGCATCGGGCCCGAGAACGTTGACGTGGCCGATGTGCATGACTGCTTCACGATCGCTGAGATCCTTGCCTACGAGGACCTTGGGTTCAGCGAAAAGGGTGGAGGCGGCAAGATGATCGAAGAGGGTGAGACGTATATTGGCGGGAGGATCCCCGTGAACGTCGATGGCGGTCTGAAGAGCAAGGGTCATCCTGTCGGCGCAACGGGCGTCTCCATGGCGGTCGAGGCCGTGAAACAACTGAGAGGCGAGGCGGGCGAGCGACAGGTCGACGGGGCCGAGGTCGCGCTGATGCACAACGTCGGTGGTATCGGACAGTACTGCTTCGTCAACATATTCAGGAGGTGA